The following proteins are co-located in the Candidatus Deferrimicrobiaceae bacterium genome:
- a CDS encoding glycosyltransferase, giving the protein MNVFLSGLLPALAASGIETDVLTRGTKSVVAVSRPVPGVRVLHLPCGWEEEPPTREGALRALPRFISAARTLVGDRLDEYGAVSAHYWMSGIAARAVCGARSGRLSALPLAFMFHTIEERKHRVPGTVPDAHACIRMASERALAASVDAMVCLSAFDLAETVRWRLEASPRGVVIPPGVDDRFRHPPAREAARRRLGIDPACFLFLVAARPDAAKNTEEAVTAIRRLRASGRRDVTGVVAGQRAPAGDAGGGGVAYAGPVRYDAMPDYYAAADAVVCPSPYESFGLVPLEAIASGTPIVAPRTVYWGRRVGSEGGGLAYDPADPGGIDAALAAIASDDALRVRLAAECARLAAPFTWSRCAASWVALLSRLSRRDGRPGTPRSPGGRRRP; this is encoded by the coding sequence ATGAACGTATTCCTGTCGGGACTGCTTCCGGCGCTCGCCGCGAGCGGTATCGAAACGGATGTGTTGACGCGCGGCACGAAAAGCGTGGTTGCCGTCTCGCGGCCGGTTCCCGGCGTCCGGGTGCTGCACCTGCCTTGCGGCTGGGAGGAGGAGCCCCCGACCCGGGAAGGGGCATTGCGCGCCTTGCCGCGCTTCATCTCCGCCGCTCGCACGCTGGTGGGCGATCGCCTCGACGAGTATGGCGCCGTGTCGGCGCATTACTGGATGTCGGGGATCGCGGCGCGCGCCGTCTGCGGCGCCCGCTCAGGCCGTTTGTCCGCGCTGCCCCTGGCCTTCATGTTCCACACGATCGAGGAGCGGAAGCATCGCGTGCCCGGAACCGTCCCCGACGCCCATGCGTGCATCCGGATGGCCTCCGAACGAGCGTTGGCCGCTTCCGTCGACGCGATGGTCTGCCTGTCGGCGTTCGACCTGGCCGAGACGGTGCGCTGGCGATTGGAGGCATCCCCCCGCGGGGTCGTCATCCCGCCGGGCGTCGATGACCGGTTCCGCCATCCCCCTGCGCGCGAAGCCGCCCGGAGGAGGCTTGGGATCGACCCTGCCTGCTTCCTGTTCCTGGTAGCCGCGCGGCCGGACGCGGCCAAGAACACAGAGGAGGCCGTAACCGCGATAAGACGTTTGCGGGCTTCCGGAAGACGTGACGTCACGGGGGTGGTCGCGGGGCAGCGTGCCCCGGCAGGGGACGCGGGCGGAGGCGGCGTGGCCTATGCCGGGCCGGTCAGGTACGACGCGATGCCGGACTACTATGCCGCGGCCGACGCCGTCGTCTGCCCGTCGCCGTACGAATCGTTCGGCCTGGTGCCGCTTGAGGCGATCGCGTCCGGAACGCCGATCGTGGCGCCCCGGACGGTCTACTGGGGAAGGCGTGTCGGATCCGAAGGGGGTGGGCTGGCGTACGATCCTGCCGATCCCGGCGGGATCGATGCGGCGTTGGCGGCGATCGCTTCGGACGATGCGCTGAGGGTGCGGCTTGCGGCGGAATGCGCCCGGCTCGCCGCCCCGTTTACCTGGTCGCGATGTGCGGCGTCTTGGGTTGCGCTTCTTTCGCGGCTTTCCAGGCGCGATGGTCGGCCAGGAACTCCTCGATCTCCCGGTGGGCGTCGTCGTCCGTGA
- a CDS encoding GNAT family N-acetyltransferase, which produces MPISWLDRATDIEAGEWRSVHERSAARSPFLSPSFLLPWEIAFASGRRRRIARWESSGVASGFLFLCERGDEYPGWELMGGTDVADILDALIVPGMEASFWDAVIGEFGVLLEAGPLVLQNLVAGTPTLEHLALRCAVAGLSLQIEEIERSPCMSLPGSFDEYVEGLDKKARHELRRKMRRAGEALPGISFRVCRDPGEVASAFPAFLDLHRKSHPDKAAFMTEAMAAFFSEVAQRFAEDGTLRLALLSGEPGDVAAAFQIVAGDRLLLYNSGFDPAHRDANAGLVLIARAIERAIAEGFREYDFLRGTERYKYDLGGVDRAVYRATITRA; this is translated from the coding sequence ATGCCGATCTCATGGCTCGACCGGGCGACAGACATCGAAGCCGGTGAGTGGCGATCCGTCCACGAACGCTCCGCGGCGCGCTCCCCCTTCCTGTCCCCTTCCTTCCTCTTGCCATGGGAAATCGCATTCGCATCCGGCCGTCGCCGGCGGATCGCGCGGTGGGAATCGTCCGGCGTTGCAAGCGGCTTCCTCTTCCTCTGCGAACGGGGGGACGAGTACCCGGGGTGGGAACTCATGGGGGGGACCGACGTCGCGGACATCCTCGATGCCCTGATCGTCCCGGGGATGGAAGCGTCTTTCTGGGACGCCGTGATCGGGGAGTTTGGCGTCTTGCTCGAGGCGGGTCCGCTGGTCCTCCAGAACCTGGTCGCCGGAACGCCTACGCTCGAGCATCTTGCCCTTCGTTGCGCGGTTGCAGGATTATCCCTGCAGATCGAGGAGATCGAAAGATCGCCCTGCATGTCGCTGCCGGGTTCCTTCGATGAATATGTGGAGGGGCTCGACAAGAAGGCGCGCCACGAGCTGCGCCGCAAGATGCGGCGGGCGGGGGAGGCGTTGCCCGGGATCTCTTTCCGCGTGTGCCGCGATCCCGGCGAGGTGGCCTCCGCTTTCCCGGCCTTCCTCGATTTGCACCGGAAAAGCCATCCCGACAAGGCTGCGTTCATGACCGAGGCGATGGCGGCCTTTTTCTCCGAGGTGGCGCAGAGGTTCGCGGAGGACGGCACGTTGCGGCTGGCGCTTCTCTCCGGCGAACCCGGGGACGTTGCGGCCGCTTTCCAGATCGTCGCGGGCGACCGGCTCCTGCTCTACAATTCCGGGTTCGACCCGGCGCACCGGGACGCGAATGCGGGGCTGGTGCTCATCGCGCGCGCCATCGAACGGGCGATCGCCGAGGGGTTCCGGGAGTACGACTTCCTGCGCGGCACCGAGCGGTACAAGTACGACCTCGGCGGCGTCGACCGAGCCGTCTATCGGGCGACGATCACCCGCGCCTGA
- a CDS encoding ATP-binding protein produces MRVPFLSALRKHLAFRLAAAFALLLVAVSVAGILLLRTVIKRDLENATRRELVSSMGNLVSDLGQARQEVSVLADLMASSSDESGAGRETSPLTISLVEKARSLNIEVDEVRQAEVTKEYGDLLRRAFAGMPTVDYVLSGGSPKRVSIVAAVPVGSGSERRVITASMPIGRQFLRQEKDALGGDISLFLKDEQIATSSTCYSCMQCIKETLFTAAGWRLLEGGKPLYFIFDCNPDPQAVVVTPLHTFDGRVLAVGFSRSRTGESLTLFHTTIGIVGGALAFAGVTAVVFLLLIVQALRPLKKLTRLAGEISEGRYGETIPVGGEDEVGELAGAFNRMSLSLDGAVREISAWNRTLEQRVAEKTRELEKLHLGMVEVEKLAAMGQLAAGVAHELNNPLSGIMGYSELGIELFRDKPRAEITPADVDRMITYFGHIDELSQRCRSIILDMLKFARQHDEEIADVHLNDLLERTLVFVAKQLKQGHIELVRELYPALPVIRGNPMQLQQVFTNLILNASQAMPEGGVLTVRTGLSGETVFISVSDTGKGIPPEFRHRIFDPFFTTKPVGEGTGLGLSVSYGIVKRHGGEIRVESEPGAGATFTVVLPISATIPVA; encoded by the coding sequence ATGAGGGTTCCGTTCCTTTCCGCATTGCGGAAGCACCTCGCCTTCAGGCTGGCTGCGGCATTCGCCCTCCTGCTCGTCGCGGTCAGCGTCGCCGGCATCCTGCTGCTGCGGACCGTCATCAAGCGCGACCTCGAGAACGCGACGCGCCGCGAGCTGGTCTCATCGATGGGCAATCTCGTCAGCGATCTTGGGCAGGCACGGCAGGAGGTGTCGGTCCTGGCGGACCTCATGGCCTCCAGCTCCGACGAGAGCGGGGCCGGCCGGGAAACGTCGCCGCTCACGATCTCCCTGGTCGAGAAGGCCCGTTCCCTGAACATCGAGGTCGACGAGGTGCGCCAGGCCGAGGTCACGAAGGAATACGGCGATCTCCTCCGGCGCGCGTTCGCCGGCATGCCCACGGTCGATTACGTGCTTTCGGGCGGCTCGCCGAAGCGCGTGAGCATCGTCGCCGCGGTTCCGGTCGGTTCCGGCTCCGAACGGCGTGTCATCACGGCGTCGATGCCGATCGGTCGCCAGTTCCTGCGGCAGGAAAAGGACGCCCTGGGGGGGGACATCTCCCTGTTTCTGAAGGACGAACAGATTGCCACCTCGTCGACGTGCTACAGCTGCATGCAATGCATCAAGGAGACGCTATTCACGGCGGCCGGCTGGCGCCTCCTCGAGGGTGGGAAGCCGCTCTATTTCATCTTCGACTGCAACCCGGACCCGCAGGCGGTCGTCGTGACTCCACTCCACACGTTCGACGGTCGCGTCCTCGCCGTCGGCTTTTCCCGGTCGCGCACCGGGGAATCGCTGACGCTCTTTCACACGACGATCGGAATCGTGGGCGGCGCGCTCGCGTTCGCCGGCGTGACGGCGGTCGTATTCCTGCTGCTGATCGTGCAGGCGCTGCGCCCGCTCAAGAAGTTGACACGGCTGGCCGGCGAGATCTCCGAGGGGCGCTATGGCGAGACGATCCCCGTCGGCGGCGAAGACGAGGTCGGCGAGCTTGCCGGCGCCTTCAACCGGATGAGCCTGTCGCTCGATGGCGCGGTTCGCGAGATCTCCGCCTGGAATCGCACGCTCGAACAGCGCGTCGCCGAAAAGACCCGGGAGCTCGAGAAACTGCACCTCGGCATGGTCGAGGTCGAGAAGCTGGCCGCCATGGGGCAATTGGCCGCGGGCGTCGCGCACGAGCTCAACAATCCCCTCAGCGGGATCATGGGCTACTCCGAGCTGGGCATCGAGCTCTTCCGGGACAAGCCGCGGGCCGAGATCACCCCGGCCGACGTCGACCGGATGATCACGTACTTCGGTCACATCGACGAGCTGTCGCAACGGTGCCGGTCGATCATCCTCGACATGCTCAAGTTCGCCCGCCAGCACGATGAGGAGATCGCCGACGTACACCTTAACGATCTTCTCGAAAGGACGCTGGTGTTCGTGGCCAAGCAGCTCAAGCAGGGGCATATCGAGCTCGTGCGGGAGCTTTACCCGGCGCTTCCCGTGATCCGGGGCAATCCGATGCAATTGCAGCAGGTATTCACCAACCTCATACTCAACGCCTCCCAGGCGATGCCGGAAGGCGGGGTGCTGACCGTGCGAACGGGGCTTTCCGGAGAAACGGTCTTCATCTCGGTGTCCGATACCGGAAAGGGCATCCCTCCCGAATTCCGGCACCGCATCTTCGACCCCTTCTTCACGACCAAGCCGGTCGGCGAGGGGACGGGCCTCGGTCTCTCGGTCAGCTACGGGATCGTCAAGCGGCATGGGGGCGAGATCCGGGTCGAGAGCGAGCCCGGCGCGGGCGCGACGTTCACCGTCGTTCTGCCGATTTCCGCCACGATCCCGGTGGCCTGA
- a CDS encoding PhnD/SsuA/transferrin family substrate-binding protein: protein MSFPRIPSILSAAVLLLSVAAGCDANKHRVEVLPAPADSRKIIRVVASDENISAFRKLVEGYSASADLTVEIIHAQSADIPGIIRKGAADLGVTARRPGPGIIEGDINYVPFAWDGAVFIAGEDAGVTALTSAQLAAIYGGRIANWKEVGGKDLPIRVVERPANSTLRAAAESVAGHSPASRSSALPIETSEAVLHATRSITGILACVPLSRTLVEKFPVVPLAIDGRPPVSSGDREAAYPYRLEYAMIFRKDAPDPVKEMANHLVSVEGVHQITSLGLVAAVDKFPVTSCHCRATDGDATPKKKSPLSGTLTIGVIPELGAIVQEKRYAGISQMIAEQLDVDTRIKLLLTYEDVVQAFQEGRIDAAFVGSLAYARLKTRFGIVPVARPEAEGVSWYRGVVVVRADGSLRSLSALRGKRFAYVPDTSAGELCMRSIQRKMGASDPVAFFGQAIRARSHEEAIRMVLEGKADAAAVKDLVLRRIVRTEPGVAAHLREIDRTSTFPENALVVSREMNARQVGRFRDLLLSIHKSVAGRRSLEALGADRFVPTADADYANVYALASDTGYPLEKK from the coding sequence ATGAGTTTCCCCCGCATCCCTTCGATACTTTCGGCGGCCGTCCTCCTGCTTTCGGTTGCGGCCGGGTGCGACGCGAACAAGCACCGGGTCGAGGTGCTGCCGGCGCCCGCCGATTCCCGCAAGATCATTCGCGTCGTCGCCTCCGACGAGAACATCTCCGCGTTCCGGAAGCTGGTCGAGGGATACTCCGCGAGTGCGGACCTGACGGTCGAAATCATTCACGCGCAGTCGGCCGACATCCCGGGTATCATCCGGAAGGGGGCCGCCGACCTCGGGGTGACGGCCCGGAGGCCGGGGCCCGGGATCATCGAGGGCGACATCAACTACGTTCCGTTCGCCTGGGACGGCGCAGTCTTCATCGCCGGGGAGGATGCCGGCGTGACCGCCCTCACCTCCGCCCAGCTGGCCGCCATCTACGGCGGCCGCATCGCCAACTGGAAGGAAGTGGGCGGGAAGGACCTCCCGATCCGGGTCGTCGAGCGGCCTGCCAACTCGACGCTGCGGGCCGCCGCCGAGTCGGTGGCGGGGCACTCGCCGGCCTCGCGCTCCTCCGCCCTCCCGATCGAGACGAGTGAGGCCGTCCTGCATGCGACCCGGTCGATTACGGGCATCCTTGCCTGCGTTCCCCTGTCACGGACACTGGTCGAGAAGTTCCCGGTCGTCCCGCTGGCGATCGACGGCCGGCCGCCCGTTTCCTCCGGCGACCGGGAAGCCGCCTACCCCTACCGCCTGGAATACGCCATGATCTTCCGGAAAGACGCGCCCGATCCGGTCAAGGAGATGGCGAACCACCTCGTTTCCGTCGAAGGAGTCCACCAGATCACCTCCCTGGGGCTGGTCGCGGCCGTCGACAAGTTTCCGGTCACTTCCTGCCACTGCCGGGCGACCGATGGCGATGCCACCCCGAAGAAGAAGTCGCCGCTGTCCGGAACGCTGACCATCGGGGTGATCCCCGAACTCGGCGCCATCGTCCAGGAGAAAAGGTACGCGGGCATCTCCCAGATGATTGCCGAGCAGCTCGACGTCGATACGAGAATCAAGCTTCTCCTGACCTACGAGGACGTGGTTCAAGCGTTCCAGGAGGGACGGATCGATGCTGCCTTTGTCGGCAGCCTGGCGTATGCGCGCCTGAAGACCCGGTTCGGCATCGTTCCCGTGGCCCGGCCCGAGGCCGAAGGGGTCTCGTGGTATCGGGGGGTGGTGGTGGTCCGTGCCGACGGCTCCCTCAGGAGCCTTTCGGCTTTGCGCGGGAAACGGTTTGCCTACGTCCCCGACACCTCCGCCGGCGAGCTATGCATGCGGTCGATCCAGCGGAAGATGGGCGCAAGCGATCCCGTGGCGTTCTTCGGCCAGGCGATCCGGGCCCGATCCCATGAAGAGGCCATCCGGATGGTGCTCGAAGGAAAGGCCGACGCGGCGGCGGTCAAGGACCTCGTCCTCCGGCGCATCGTGCGGACCGAGCCCGGCGTGGCCGCGCATCTTCGGGAGATCGACCGGACGTCCACTTTTCCCGAGAACGCGTTGGTCGTCTCCCGCGAGATGAACGCGCGGCAGGTGGGACGGTTCCGCGACCTGCTCCTGTCGATTCACAAGAGCGTGGCCGGCAGGCGATCGCTCGAGGCGCTGGGCGCCGACCGGTTTGTCCCGACGGCCGATGCGGATTATGCGAACGTCTACGCGCTCGCGAGCGATACCGGATACCCGTTGGAGAAGAAATGA
- a CDS encoding pyridoxal phosphate-dependent aminotransferase produces MPAAAEIREAILKGSWIRKMFEEGAQLKAAIGADKVYDFTLGNPYGNPPPRLAAEIARLADHPAADLHKYMSNAGFPEVRETIAGSLAKSTGVPFSGSMLVMTAGAAGALNIALHALLSPGDEVIVVAPYFVEYMFYIRNAGGVPVVAESDADFRLDPSAVAAALTARTKAIILNTPNNPTGTIYPESALRALDVHLAERERATGNPIYVISDEPYRKIVHPGNRFDPPAASLRNCLVAYSHSKDLNIPGERIGYLAVSPRAADADEVAEACVFCNRVLGFVNAPSLMQRAVASLQDEPADMSVYTANRDALLEVLGESGFRVLPPGGAFYLFVPTPGADEMEFVSAAHAENVLVVPGSGFGRPGHFRVAYCVSPGTVERSLPAWRRLGERFFGKRGGRS; encoded by the coding sequence ATGCCCGCAGCGGCCGAAATACGGGAAGCGATCCTCAAGGGGTCCTGGATCCGCAAGATGTTCGAGGAGGGGGCCCAGCTCAAGGCCGCGATCGGCGCCGACAAGGTGTACGATTTCACGCTCGGCAACCCCTACGGCAACCCTCCGCCCCGTCTCGCGGCCGAGATCGCCCGACTCGCCGACCACCCGGCTGCCGACCTCCACAAATACATGTCCAACGCGGGATTTCCCGAAGTCCGCGAAACCATCGCCGGGTCTCTGGCGAAATCGACCGGCGTTCCCTTTTCCGGAAGCATGCTCGTCATGACGGCCGGCGCTGCGGGCGCCCTCAACATCGCGCTGCATGCGCTGCTGTCTCCCGGCGATGAGGTGATCGTCGTCGCCCCCTATTTCGTCGAGTACATGTTCTACATCCGCAACGCCGGCGGGGTGCCGGTCGTGGCCGAGTCCGATGCCGACTTTCGGCTCGACCCGTCCGCCGTCGCCGCTGCGCTGACGGCCCGGACCAAGGCGATCATCCTCAATACGCCCAACAACCCGACCGGCACGATCTACCCTGAAAGCGCGCTGCGCGCGCTCGATGTGCACCTCGCCGAACGGGAGCGGGCGACCGGGAATCCGATCTACGTGATCTCCGACGAGCCCTATCGGAAGATCGTCCATCCCGGCAACCGTTTCGATCCGCCCGCCGCGTCGCTCCGGAATTGCCTCGTAGCCTACTCCCACTCCAAGGATCTGAACATCCCGGGCGAGCGGATCGGCTACCTGGCCGTCAGCCCCCGCGCCGCCGACGCGGACGAAGTCGCCGAGGCGTGCGTGTTCTGCAACCGGGTGCTCGGGTTCGTCAACGCGCCGTCGCTGATGCAGCGCGCGGTCGCATCGCTCCAGGACGAGCCCGCCGACATGTCGGTGTACACCGCCAATCGCGACGCTCTCCTCGAGGTCCTCGGCGAGTCCGGCTTCCGCGTCCTCCCGCCGGGGGGCGCGTTCTACCTGTTCGTCCCCACGCCCGGCGCCGACGAAATGGAATTCGTCTCGGCCGCGCACGCCGAAAACGTGCTTGTCGTCCCCGGGAGCGGATTCGGTAGGCCCGGGCACTTCCGGGTGGCTTACTGCGTGTCCCCCGGCACCGTCGAACGCTCGCTGCCAGCATGGCGCCGCCTTGGCGAACGGTTTTTCGGAAAGCGTGGTGGCCGCTCATGA